CATTGCTCGTGAATTTATGTTGTTTAATGCATCTTATACTGGATTTTACTTGGATGAATTGTCCTTGTACCCTTCTGAATACATTTTTCTCCTTCCTTTTTAGAACTTCCATGTTTTATGTTTCTCTGATGCCTTTTTTACCCCATTATTTTTTCTCTCAGTTCTGGACCGAGAGTTTTGTTCAGTGGTCCCCGCTGGGTACCTATTTAGCCACACTGCACAGGCAAGGTGCTGTAGTTTGGGGTGGTGCCTCTGCTTTCAATCGCTTAACGCGCTATGCTCACCCTCAGGTCATATTTTAATAACTATGATGTTAGCAAGCTAAAGTTCTAATCTTTCAAGCACTTGACTTTAATGTCTCAATTGCAGGTTAGACTGATCGATTTTTCTCCTGGTGAGGGGTTTTTGGTGACTTACAGCAGCCATGAACCTAGCAATCCTCGTGATACTCATGTAATGTGTTTTATCTAGTTCATTTGTTATTTAACCCATTACATACTTTCCTTATGATCTTTTATTATATCTTCTTCCTTACTGATTATCTTTTTGCTATTTGATATTAATTGTTGCACTCCCTTAATAGAAGTCATGAAACATATTCGTTGAGTAATTCCtccttaaattttaaaaatcaagGTTAATCTACAAATTCACCTTATTATGCGATGCATTGCAATAACAAGAGTGACAGTAGAAGCATTACACCAACAGAAATGTGTATTCTGGTGTAGCAACACATTTTCAGAACCCTGTAGGACTTTTCCTGATATAGACTCATTTTTGCAGAGGGTAGTTCTCAACATTTTTGATGTGAGATCTGGAAAAGTAATGCGAGATTTCAAGGGAAGTGTAGATGAATTTGCTATTGGAGGAACTGGGGGCGTTACTGGTGTTTCTTGGCCTGTTTTCAGGTGACCTTTTGCTTATGTATACTGATTGCCCTTGTTGACCTGGTGCAGGGAGGCATGTTTCATTTTTTCTATGATTGCATGtaattgtgaaaatttttgacttggaaaagTGGATGGATCTTTTTTCAGGTGGGGTGGTGGGAAGGATGACAAATACTTTGCCCGAATAGGGAAGAACGTCATCTCTGTTTATGAAACTGAGACATTTACTCTTATTGACAAGAAATCCATAAAGGTTGAAAATGTCATGGACTTTAGTTGGTCACCGACCGATCCTATCCTTGCACTATTTGTTCCAGAACTTGGTGGAGGGAATCAGCCTGCAAGGGTGAGTACAGAAGCTCCATGTGGTATACACCTGACTTTTTTGTTTCCTCTATTCTAAAGGCTAATAGTTTACAATCTAATAATAGGTAAGTCTTGTGCAAATCCCAAGCAAGGAGGAATTGAGGCAGAAGAATCTTTTTAGTGTTAGTGACTGCAAAATGTATTGGCAAAGCAATGGTGACTACCTGGCTGTGAAAGTTGATCGGTACACAAAAACAAAGAAGAGTACGTATACTGGGTTTGAGCTTTTCAGAATTAAAGAGAGAGATATTCCCATTGAAGTATTGGAACTTGAGAATAAGAATGATAAGATTATTGCATTTGCTTGGGAGCCAAAGGGCCATAGATTTGCAGTTATTCATGGCGATAACCCTAGGCCTGACATAAGTTTCTACTCAATGCGGACTGCTCATAATACTGGTCGGGTTTCAAAACTCACAACTATCAAGGGCAAGCAGGCAAATGCACTTTACTGGTCACCAGCTGGTCGGTTCATTGTGCTGGCTGGGTTGAAAAATTTCAATGGGCAATTGGAGTTCTACAATGTTGATGAGCTTGAAACCATGGCAACAGCTGAGCATTTCATGGCAACAGATATTGAATGGGATCCCACGGGAAGGTAATAACCGATCTATTTACATCGAGTTGATTAGGAGTAAAGCTTCCATCTTGTTGTAATGTGTCTGAAGTCTCTTTCCTGGTTCTAAAACTTGAATGTTTTTGCTCAAGTTAATTGTAGAATCTGTGTAGTACTTGGAGTCTAAAAGACTGATAGTTGCTTAGTCTTgacattttgttttgttttaattctttttgaTTGCATCAAATTTTCATATGCAGGTATGTTGCTACGTCAGTAACTTCAGTTCATGAGATGGAAAATGGTTTCAACATATGGTCATTCAATGGCAAACTGTTATATCGTATTCTCAAGGATCACTTTTTCCAGGTAAAACTACACAATTTCacatttagtatttttttttcctttttttgtgtttgaaaACTTGAAACTTACATTGGTTATATCGTAGTTTTCTTGGCGTCCAAGGCCTCCATCCCTTTTGAGCCCTGAGAAGGAAGAAGAGATATCCAAGAACCTGAAGAAGTACAGCAAGAAGTATGAAGCAGAGGATCAGGATGTCTCCCTCCAGTTGAGTGAGCAGGAACGTGAGAAGCGAAAGATTGTGAAGGAAGAGTGGGAGAGGTGGATCAGCGAGTGGAAACAGCTGCAAGAAGAGGAAAAATTAGAAAGACAGAAGCTTCGTGATGGGGAAGCCAGTGATGAAGAGGAGGAATACGAGGCCAAAGACGTAGAAGTGGAGGAATTACTAGATGTTCAAGAGGAGGTTATTTCTTTTGACTAGCAGCTGGTGCAAATATTTATCGTAATTTGGTCCCAGAACTAGAAGATTTCAAAGTTGCTTGTAGAGGTCCTCCCAGAACTGTGAGAGAAGGCAACTGGAGTTAATTCATTCCCAGAATTGTGGCCAGCAGACCCCATAAGATCCCCCTTTAAACCCAAAGACAGACAGGAATAGTCAGGATATTGAGTCAGTTTTGCGGTAGttattaattattttgttgTATTAAACTAAATTTTGTATTATTCTTCAAACTTATCTTTTAGGCTTTACTGGGAAAAGAACGTTCTGTTGATGCATGAATATGGTTTATATTTTATCTGGATCCCTTCTCCGTTTTGACGCTGGTCAATGTTATGCCTATAGATGAGGATGTAGTTACTTGATCTTTGGTTGGTTCAGTTTGGCTGCTCTTAGTAATCATGGAATCAGTTTTCCCCAAGCAAATGACTGGTTTCATGAACCATTTGATTCACTATTAATTcagtattttaatttttttccttttttgggttTCTCCAGTAATTATTTGTCAAACATCTcattttactttaaaaaaattaattttcattaAAACTAATTCTAAAAATCACTTCAACa
This sequence is a window from Coffea eugenioides isolate CCC68of chromosome 7, Ceug_1.0, whole genome shotgun sequence. Protein-coding genes within it:
- the LOC113777806 gene encoding eukaryotic translation initiation factor 3 subunit B-like produces the protein MATEVMSMEDIRASALRLGIDFSEVDLDSIRLPPGEDFGIISDDEDLKEEEELEFEAGFGNIIVVDNLPVVPKEKFEKLEGVIRKIYSQIGVIKDDGLWMPVDHTGKTLGYCFIEYNTPQEAELAKEKTNGYKLDRSHIFAVNMFDDIEKFMKVPDEWAPPEIKPYSPGENLQHWLTDEKARDQFVIRAGSDTEVLWNDARQLKPDPVYKRPFWTESFVQWSPLGTYLATLHRQGAVVWGGASAFNRLTRYAHPQVRLIDFSPGEGFLVTYSSHEPSNPRDTHRVVLNIFDVRSGKVMRDFKGSVDEFAIGGTGGVTGVSWPVFRWGGGKDDKYFARIGKNVISVYETETFTLIDKKSIKVENVMDFSWSPTDPILALFVPELGGGNQPARVSLVQIPSKEELRQKNLFSVSDCKMYWQSNGDYLAVKVDRYTKTKKSTYTGFELFRIKERDIPIEVLELENKNDKIIAFAWEPKGHRFAVIHGDNPRPDISFYSMRTAHNTGRVSKLTTIKGKQANALYWSPAGRFIVLAGLKNFNGQLEFYNVDELETMATAEHFMATDIEWDPTGRYVATSVTSVHEMENGFNIWSFNGKLLYRILKDHFFQFSWRPRPPSLLSPEKEEEISKNLKKYSKKYEAEDQDVSLQLSEQEREKRKIVKEEWERWISEWKQLQEEEKLERQKLRDGEASDEEEEYEAKDVEVEELLDVQEEVISFD